A genome region from Mastacembelus armatus chromosome 8, fMasArm1.2, whole genome shotgun sequence includes the following:
- the wizb gene encoding protein Wiz isoform X5, with protein sequence MEPEPLTPGTSYGPPPFISAQTFLNCTLQSSCSPNVSDGLMSWGHSGDEGSKQSECTQPSAEPGTSTPRRFRSSAFPSSLSWDSDSEKETLDEEELQHFSNPHGLAAHSPGSPSSGLRLDSEDDPEAENVQHLHSKTDASVEVHADNDESAETQEPNTSQLGPTRLADSKVWSVSGDAELFLSNIKPKDGCQIEEEEEADDSGGEKRSKEKETKQPERDVYTFPGDSDSESPPPAPWAHCTFIQRCKKKRALLRPFSGLGTLKRMLPETGEWARMSPPKPKTTETAQPGQGAAVYDFGGAVEESMTFRDRGGKRGESGLEPGKEIFTCVECSIYFNKQVHLQEHMAEHCQGAAGGGRRLGKAARFRCIECGWSLPNRLTLVDHQRRHEESRLKILEEIEKLNDNEKARETEKLDRKVVKHKSPDPAVVQDASPELTVGKSSDPEIVTSPPLSPAPVSTPEAGAAVVDSDITPPNSVRSRAQARVGSTYRRRFVCSKCNFSTRTSQALANHSKTHNRKKPTLQVDSPRPGSPSCLLPPSLACGHCAFLTSSQTVLREHQKIAHPGGVSISRPQADETGPHPRSNVASRISTLILDSNPQGVADSEDSTGPDGAAARPAAQLVLRCAGNRRLSRRGKIWMNLSKFHPKQEDEELPGSDEEEQGEDQSTELDTELPQEEANSPGAAKPRTRTRSNTDCSAEHGAASSLPRRKKDEGKQEVKDGKVLVLRRSARVTAAPAGTDSDDSNDIDEAGARHFLSEDILDEGKDETDEDAEVLRSVERKCPYCPDRFHNGIGLANHVRGHLNRVGVSYNVRHFISPEEVNAIEKKFSYQKKKKKVANFDPDTFSVMRCEFCSAGFDTRAGLSSHARAHLRDFGITNWDVTISPIHILRELFSSRPDLVIPTGPPRSLGSPLEEEEEEEEEEEGEEDEGEDEEEEEGEGIIEVKLEGEASERRLSDALSPASPQAWKEEDGGEEREGGEEEAAEEEDEEELRLHSVEDLSPGKTGLCGVDAGGLSPGEDADAKVHSLKCEVCGAQFETRRGLSSHARSHLRQLGVSVSESSGAPIDLLYQIAKERGTDGQISSSLLEPLPAKNPSPPVPQEDEDLEDMDLDEKPVPFSVLAKAAKAAPASSSSTPTPSPGASPAPSHSASPSPVVRKAPISSLLPVSSPLRSPEHKAGGMKSLSSNLSAPNTITAKPLWAPQENDAPLNLTMEVDPSKDIVCQLCGAWFETRKGLSSHARAHLRHFGVEYSESKGSPIDLLNQLIDSEDFKHKASALQLDDHAEPQGLSTSSSSPKQSLPSLSSSSSSSLLYKVATGGGGSTSKATSSSASSLLGPPAKRLKSSSMQVFRLSSGELMALPHSEPPKEIGCEFCGEYFENRKGLSSHARSHLRQMGITEWSVNGSPIDTLREVITRRGLPCALPVKPHKTPPPSSPGPPRSPLSTSSSPSAAVLSRLPFTFARPSSPPQPAGSKSSSAPPASGLILKLKPEPVQLEVSAQGAAGRSGGFSAEPLNCSWNSSDSVFPLNLAMAHEVEPTRDIRCEFCGEYFENRKGLSSHARSHLRQMGITEWSVNGSPIDTLREVMQKRGVGASSHSDQAVKKESSQEASSPQWENPGGASSSEGLGVSGFQSSRFRKSPLSLLQSGSRLHKQGLGSVGPSATSPVGKFFRMSPLGKRPLSEEALSVETPHSSPHRLKNFSPVPREFSFKRKPSPDKHGHQDPSCELCGFCFENRKALASHARAHLRQFGVTEWCVNGSPIETLSAWMRSRPQKVLEMHRSYMQGSRSTLKKKASSSSSSSSSQWSSSLAVSLVRPLSREVGQGSSRTAEGEARTNLQPASIRPGLSSPAISRLAGGLRLQAQVARSELNVRLPRGFEHRPLKHPACPNGAERDSGPSKPPRTGTVPALVPKPPSYPLVKLVGKFYTLKCRFCEVEFHGPLSVQEDWIRHLQQHILKMNYNKPAPPRAASAQPTASTDEPAPAQASAPASTSTSSSTSTTPALTSTPTHTPPTPTSCSPTPPAEGAPAVTATEIVKVSEEQPTLTPSPLPTQTV encoded by the exons ATGGAGCCGGAACCCCTGACCCCAGGGACCAGCTATGGGCCCCCACCCTTCATCTCAGCACAAACCTTCCTCAACTGCACCTTACAG TCCTCATGTTCTCCAAATGTGAGCGACGGCCTCATGTCGTGGGGCCACAGCGGAGATGAGGGGTCCAAGCAGAGCGAGTGCACGCAGCCCAGCGCGGAGCCGGGGACGAGCACACCGAGGAGGTTCAGGTCCTCAGCTTTTCCCTCGTCCCTCAGCTGGGACTCGGACTCGGAGAAAGAGACCCTAGATG AGGAGGAGCTACAGCACTTTTCTAACCCTCACGGTCTGGCTGCTCACAGCCCGGGATCTCCTTCTTCTGGACtcag ACTCGACAGTGAAGATGACCCAGAAGCTGAAAACGTGCAGCACTTGCACAGTAAGACTGATGCGTCCGTGGAGGTGCACGCCGACAATGACGAGAGCGCAGAGACACAGGAGCCAAATACGTCTCAGCTTGGCCCCACACGGC TGGCAGACAGCAAAGTCTGGAGTGTATCGGGCGACGCTGAGCTGTTTCTGTCCAACATAAAACCAAAGGACGGTTGCCAaatagaggaggaggaggaggcagacgACAGCGGGGGAGAGAAAAGATCGAAGGAAAAGGAAACCAAGCAGCCTGAGAGAGATGTGTACACCTTCCCCGGAGACTCGGATTCTGAGAGTCCCCCTCCTGCCCCCTGGGCTCATTGCACATTCATTCAGCGCTGCAAAAAGAAGAGGGCGCTGCTCAGGCCGTTCTCTGGACTTGGCACCTTGAAGCGCATGTTGCCTGAGACTGGTGAGTGGGCACGAATGAGTCCtccaaaaccaaaaaccacTGAGACGGCACAGCCAGGTCAAGGTGCAGCGGTTTATGACTTTGGGGGAGCGGTGGAAGAATCGATGACgttcagagacagaggagggaaaagaggagaaagtggGCTAGAGCCAGGTAAAGAGATCTTCACCTGTGTGGAATGCAGCATTTACTTCAACAAGCAGGTCCACCTGCAGGAGCACATGGCTGAGCACTGTCAGGGCGCTGCAGGAGGAGGCAGGCGTTTGGGGAAGGCCGCCCGTTTCCGGTGCATCGAGTGTGGATGGAGCCTGCCGAATCGGCTCACGCTGGTGGACCACCAAAGGCGGCACGAAGAGTCCCGTCTGAAGATCCTGGAGGAGATCGAGAAACTGAATGACAATGAGAAGGCGAGAGAGACTGAGAAACTGGACAGGAAAGTGGTGAAGCACAAGAGTCCAGACCCAGCTGTTGTGCAAGATGCAAGCCCAGAGTTGACAGTAGGCAAAAGTTCAGATCCAGAAATAGTCACATCTCCACCTCTGTCCCCAGCCCCGGTTTCAACACCAGAAGCAGGCGCAGCAGTTGTTGACTCAGACATCACTCCTCCAAATTCAGTTCGATCCAGAGCTCAGGCCCGAGTGGGCTCCACCTACCGCCGCCGCTTTGTCTGCAGCAAGTGTAACTTCAGCACAAGAACCTCCCAGGCTCTGGCTAATCACTCCAAGAcccacaacagaaaaaaacccactCTCCAGGTGGACTCCCCCCGTCCTGGCTCGCCATCATGTTTGCTCCCCCCCTCCCTGGCCTGTGGTCACTGTGCCTTCCTGACCTCAAGTCAGACTGTGCTGAGAGAACACCAGAAAATCGCTCACCCAGGAGGGGTGTCCATCAGCCGGCCGCAGGCTGATGAGACTGGACCACATCCTAGGTCTAATGTGGCTTCTCGAATTTCTACACTTATTCTTGACTCTAACCCTCAAGGAGTCGCTGACTCTGAGGACAGCACTGGACCGGACGGCGCCGCAGCTCGGCCTGCGGCCCAGTTGGTCCTGAGGTGTGCTGGCAACAGGAGGCTCAGCAGGAGAGGGAAGATTTGGATGAATCTGTCCAAGTTTCATCCCAAGCAGGAGGATGAGGAGCTGCCCGGGAGTGACGAAGAGGAGCAGGGTGAAGATCAGAGCACAGAGCTGGACACTGAGCTGCCCCAGGAAGAGGCCAACTCACCTGGAGCAGCAAAACCCCGCACTAGAACGAGATCCAACACAG ACTGTTCTGCAGAGCACGGCGCTGCATCATCGCTGCCCCGTAGGAAGAAGGATGAGggcaaacaggaagtgaaggaTGGAAAGGTTTTGGTTTTGAGGAGGAGCGCCCGGGTTACTGCTGCTCCTGCAGGAACCGACAGCGATGACAGCAATGACATCGACGAGGCAGGAGCGCGTCACTTCCTGTCGGAGGACATATTGGACGAAGGCAAAGACGAGACTGACGAGGACGCGGAGGTGCTGAGGAGCGTGGAGAGGAAATGCCCCTACTGCCCCGATCGATTTCATAACGGCATTGGGCTCGCCAATCACGTGAGGGGCCACCTGAACCGAGTGGGCGTCAGCTACAACGTGCGTCACTTCATTTCCCCGGAGGAAGTCAATGCGATCGAGAAGAAGTTCTCctaccagaagaagaagaaaaaag TTGCCAACTTTGACCCGGACACGTTCAGTGTGATGCGCTGTGAGTTCTGCAGCGCCGGGTTCGACACCCGGGCCGGCCTGTCCAGCCACGCCCGGGCCCACCTCCGTGACTTCGGCATCACCAACTGGGACGTCACCATCTCCCCGATCCACATCCTGAGGGAGCTGTTCTCCAGCAGGCCTGACCTCGTGATCCCCACCGGGCCCCCTCGGAGCCTCGGCTCCccactggaggaggaagaggaggaggaggaggaggaagagggggaggaagacgaaggggaagatgaagaggaagaggagggggagggtaTCATTGAGGTAAAGCTGGAGGGGGAGGCGAGCGAGAGGAGGCTTTCTGATGCCCTGTCTCCTGCGTCTCCTCAGGCCtggaaggaggaggatggaggggaagagagagaag gaggtgaggaggaagcagctgaggaagaggatgaggaggagctgCGGCTTCACTCTGTGGAGGATCTGAGTCCTGGGAAAACAGGGCTGTGCGGCGTGGACGCGGGCGGCCTCTCCCCCGGGGAGGATGCAGACGCCAAAG TCCACAGTTTGAAGTGTGAGGTGTGTGGAGCCCAGTTCGAGACCAGGCGCGGACTGTCCAGCCACGCCCGCTCTCACCTGCGCCAGCTGGGCGTCAGCGTCTCGGAGAGCAGCGGGGCACCCATCGACCTCCTCTACCAAATCGCCAAGGAGCGCGGCACAGACGGCCAAATAAGCTCATCTCTCCTGGAGCCCCTTCCAGCCAAGAACCCCTCCCCACCGGTTCCTCAGGAAGATGAAGATCTAGAAGACATGGACTTAGACGAGAAACCCGTCCCTTTCTCTGTCCTGGCCAAAGCGGCGAAAGCAGCTCCAGCCTCTTCTTCCTCAACACCTACACCTTCTCCTGGGGCGTCTCCAGCTCCGTCTCATTCCGCCTCCCCGTCCCCAGTAGTGAGGAAAGCCCCcatctcctctctgctgccGGTGTCTTCCCCGTTGCGCTCCCCCGAGCACAAAGCTGGAGGAATGAAGAGCTTGTCCTCCAACCTCTCCGCCCCAAACACCATCACAGCCAAACCGCTGTGGGCCCCGCAGGAGAACGATGCTCCTCTCAACCTCA CAATGGAGGTGGACCCCAGCAAGGACATTGTGTGTCAGCTGTGCGGTGCCTGGTTCGAGACCCGGAAAGGCTTATCCAGCCACGCGCGGGCCCACCTACGGCACTTTGGGGTGGAGTACTCCGAATCCAAGGGCTCTCCCATCGACCTCCTGAACCAGCTCATCGACAGCGAGGACTTTAAGCACAAAGCCAGTGCACTGCAGCTGGATGACCACGCAGAACCGCAGGGCCtcagcacctcctcctcctccccaaaGCAGTCCCTGCCGAGCctctcctcgtcctcctcttcgtcCCTCCTCTATAAGGTGGCCACGGGTGGGGGCGGGTCGACGTCCAAAGCTACCTCTTCCTCTGCCTCGTCTTTGCTTGGCCCGCCTGCCAAGCGACTCAAATCCTCTTCCATGCAGGTCTTCCGCCTGAGCAGTGGGGAGCTCATGGCCCTTCCACACA GTGAACCTCCAAAGGAAATTGGTTGCGAGTTCTGTGGGGAGTATTTTGAGAACCGCAAAGGACTCTCCAGCCACGCGCGCTCCCACCTGCGCCAGATGGGCATCACCGAGTGGTCTGTGAACGGCTCCCCCATCGACACCCTGAGGGAGGTCATCACCAGAAGGGGCCTGCCTTGTGCCCTTCCTGTAAAACCTCACAAGACTCCACCTCCTTCCTCTCCGGGACCTCCTCGCTCCCCTCTGtcaacctcctcctccccctcagCTGCCGTCCTCAGCCGTCTTCCCTTCACTTTCGCCCGCCCCTCCAGTCCTCCTCAGCCTGCAGGGTCAAAGTCGAGCTCGGCTCCGCCGGCGTCCGGGCTGATCCTCAAGCTGAAGCCTGAGCCGGTGCAGCTGGAAGTCTCTGCTCAGGGGGCCGCGGGGAGATCTGGGGGCTTCTCTGCTGAGCCTCTCAACTGTAGCTGGAACAGCTCTGACAGCGTGTTCCCCCTCAACCTGG CCATGGCCCATGAAGTGGAACCTACGAGGGATATTCGCTGCGAGTTCTGTGGGGAGTATTTTGAGAACCGTAAAGGACTCTCCAGCCACGCACGCTCCCACCTGCGCCAGATGGGCATCACCGAGTGGTCTGTGAACGGCTCCCCCATCGACACCCTGAGGGAGGTCATGCAAAAACGAGGAGTCGGCGCCTCCTCGCACTCAGACCAGGCAGTGAAGAAGGAGTCGAGCCAGGAAGCCAGCAGTCCCCAGTGGGAGAACCCAGGAGGTGCCAGCTCGTCAGAGGGTTTGGGTGTTTCAGGCTTCCAGTCGTCCAGATTCCGTAAATCCCCCCTCAGTTTGCTGCAGTCAGGGTCCAGGCTCCATAAGCAGGGCCTGGGGTCCGTGGGCCCATCTGCCACCTCACCTGTTGGGAAGTTTTTCAGGATGTCCCCACTCGGGAAGAGGCCCCTGTCCGAGGAGGCGCTGTCAGTGGAGACTCCCCACTCTTCACCTCATCGGCTTAAAAACTTCTCACCTGTGCCACGTGAATTCTCCTTCAAAAGGAAACCTTCCCCAGACAAACACGGACACCAGG ATCCCAGCTGTGAGCTGTGTGGGTTCTGCTTTGAGAACCGGAAGGCTCTGGCCAGCCACGCACGCGCCCACCTGAGGCAGTTCGGTGTGACTGAGTGGTGTGTGAACGGTTCCCCTATCGAGACGCTCAGCGCATGGATGCGCAGCAGGCCGCAGAAGGTGCTGGAGATGCACCGCAGCTACATGCAGGGGAGCCGCTCCACCCTCAAGAAG aaggcctcctcctcctcctcctcctcctcctcccagtggTCTTCTTCTCTGGCGGTGAGTCTGGTGCGACCGCTGAGCCGCGAGGTCGGCCAGGGCTCTTCCAGGACGGCGGAGGGCGAAGCTAGGACCAACCTGCAGCCCGCTTCCATCAGGCCCGGCCTCAGCAGCCCCGCCATCTCACGGCTCGCTGGCGGCCTCCGACTTCAAGCACAGGTGGCTCGCAGCGAGCTCAATGTCCGCCTGCCCAGAG GTTTCGAGCATCGGCCCTTGAAGCACCCTGCTTGTCCAAATGGAGCAGAAAGGGACAGTGGCCCCTCAAAGCCTCCTCGCACAGGCACCGTCCCCGCATTGGTGCCCAAACCACCCTCCTACCCGCTGGTCAAACTGGTGGGCAAGTTCTACACCCTGAAGTGCCG GTTCTGCGAGGTGGAGTTTCATGGTCCACTGTCGGTGCAGGAGGACTGGATCAGACACCTCCAGCAGCACATCCTCAAGATGAACTACAACAAGCCCGCTCCTCCCAGAGCAGCCTCTGCCCAACCCACCGCCTCGACCGACGAGCCGGCGCCGGCCCAGGCCTCTGCCCCGGCGTCCACCTCTAcctccagctccacctccaccacacCCGCCCTCACCTCCACCCCGACCCACACCCCACCAACTCCGACCAGCTGCTCCCCTACGCCTCCAGCAGAGGGTGCCCCCGCCGTCACTGCCACAGAGATAGTAAAGGTCTCCGAGGAGCAGCCCACCCTGACTCCCAGTCCCCTCCCCACCCAGACGGTGTAA